From Elephas maximus indicus isolate mEleMax1 chromosome 25, mEleMax1 primary haplotype, whole genome shotgun sequence, the proteins below share one genomic window:
- the BPIFA1 gene encoding BPI fold-containing family A member 1, translated as MFQIRGLIVFCGLLAQTKALLEGEGLPLLPALSSIPTDLAGSLISALTNGLLSGDLLGILKNCPILDILKAGGDNSNGLVGDLLQNNLIEVKVTDPRLLELGLVQSPDGHRLYVTIPLGLVINVKMPIVGGPWRLNVKLNITVELLVVKDDQGKFRLIVGDCTHSPGSLKISPLDGIAPPLIQSLVDSLTGIVNNVPSELIQGKVCALVNEILSHLDVTLVHNIANLLIPGLKFVIKV; from the exons ATGTTTCAAATTCGGGGCCTCATTGTCTTCTGCGGGCTGCTGGCCCAAACCAAGGCCCTGCTTGAAGGCGAAGGTCTGCCCCTACTGCCAGCTCTGTCCTCGATTCCCACGGATCTTGCTGGAAGCTTGATAAGTG CTCTCACCAATGGCCTGCTCTCTGGGGACCTGCTGGGCATTCTCAAAAACTGTCCAATCTTGGACATCCTGAAGGCTGGAGGAGACAACTCTAATGGCCTGGTTGGGGACCTTCTCCAGAACAACCTCATTGA AGTAAAAGTCACTGATCCTCGGCTGCTGGAACTTGGCCTTGTGCAGAGTCCTGATGGCCACCGTCTCTATGTCACCATTCCTCTGGGCCTGGTCATCAATGTGAAGAT GCCCATAGTTGGAGGTCCATGGAGACTGAATGTGAAGCTGAACATCACTGTGGAACTCTTAGTTGTGAAAGATGATCAGGGGAAATTCCGCCTGATCGTTGGTGACTGCACCCATTCCCCTGGCAGCCTGAAAATCTCCCCGCTTGATGG AATTGCCCCTCCCCTCATTCAAAGCCTTGTCGACAGCCTCACCGGGATCGTGAATAATGTTCCTTCTGAGCTGATACAGGGCAAG GTGTGCGCTCTGGTCAATGAAATTCTCAGCCACCTGGATGTCACCCTGGTACATAACATTGCCA acTTGCTAATCCCTGGATTGAAATTTGTCATCAAGGTCTAA
- the BPIFA3 gene encoding BPI fold-containing family A member 3, which yields MPPFWKLFILLDLLALHSVLPKQPRPSLAKAHTESRSTLARIIVQGLVSHNAEGRIQSLQLLSSLNGSGNAAPGMVGWLIGSSDFQQQQEDSINITNIQLDSRIRMSFHKEWFWANISLEFDIRFRLPFNNKIIQLHAHVNLVVEFWLEKDEFGRRDLAMGSCHVEPSSVNVMVLTEDIPPKMKHFIRNLRENLEKVIPLLVASQVCPLMDEILRQLDVKLLKSLLGECLQPYGKDSLDMANGWKKYPPPEPEGCLHFL from the exons ATGCCCCCATTCTGGaagctcttcattctccttgaccTGCTGGCTTTGCACTCAGTTCTGCCCAAGCAGCCCCGGCCCAGCCTGGCCAAAGCCCACACAGAGAGCAGGTCCACCCTCGCGAGAA TTATTGTCCAGGGCCTCGTAAGCCACAATGCAGAGGGCCGGATCCAGAGCCTGCAGCTCCTAAGCAGTCTGAATGGTTCGGGGAATGCGGCCCCAGGGATGGTGGGCTGGCTAATTGGCAGCTCGGACTTCCAGCAGCAGCAGGAAGACAG CATCAACATCACCAACATTCAGCTGGACAGCAGGATCCGAATGTCTTTCCATAAGGAGTGGTTCTGGGCAAACATCTCACTTGAATTTGACATCAGATTTAGACT GCCCTTCAATAACAAGATCATACAGCTACATGCACACGTGAACCTCGTTGTGGAATTCTGGCTGGAGAAAGACGAGTTTGGCCGAAGGGATCTGGCAATGGGCAGTTGCCACGTGGAGCCCAGCAGTGTCAATGTGATGGTCCTAACTGA GGATATCCCACCAAAGATGAAACATTTTATCCGCAACCTCAGAGAGAACCTGGAAAAAGTTATTCCACTCCTGGTAGCGAGCCAG GTATGTCCTCTGATGGATGAAATCCTCAGGCAGCTGGATGTGAAACTGTTGAAAAGCCTCCTGGGTGAGTGTCTGCAGCCATATGGGAAAGACAGCTTGGACATGGCCAATGGCTGGAAGAAGTATCCTCCACCAGAGCCTGAGGGCTGTCTGCACTTTCTATGA